The Oncorhynchus kisutch isolate 150728-3 linkage group LG14, Okis_V2, whole genome shotgun sequence genomic sequence ttattaTGCTCActtagctgtgcctcacaagGAATACAACGaatgatctattaccagtgtgatcagaTACCTAAAATGTGGTCTaaaaatggtctgagaagaacaagattggcagggcaattcaagcatagccaatatgcagtgataatgtattgggcctatagcctgctgcacaaacctcattgttacagaactgtttttaatatgttaatgttgcataggcttatgttttttaagtcatctgagcggtagatctcagcttgcattttgactcagaaagggATCTTGACTCAGataaggttggtgaccactgcactacactgtacctgcttgttttgtcacaaactgataTTAAGGCAGAGTGGTTTCTGTATAATTTACCTTTAAGTGTGTAAATGCTGTGTTTATTGTTGCACATCAAGCTAAGCCTAGGAACGGTAAATCATTGGTGATGCAATGCAATGACAACATCTACACAAAATATTAGGGATATTATTTATTAGTAGCAAAACTTCACTATGACATTTTACATGATCAGCATCATTGAAAAATTGGACGACAGCCTATTTACATGATAGAAAATCCCCCTTCAGTTAAATCTCATGCTCGACTATGATTCACAAAAACTATAGGCCTACCATATATTTACATTCTTCAATAATACTGTACAGTTTTAATGACAAAAAAGTGGTTCAGTTGATGTTATGATGGCAGATTTAACACAACCTTTTGGAGCACACAGATGGaaatatagatccacattgaatATCATTCCAGCGTTTTTCACCTAAAGAGGAAACAAGGAACGCCAATTAGCTCTCCACTTGATTGCGAGTGCATGAGTTAGACTGGCAGAAAACGTCCTAATGTTTGTGCTGCTGCTGCACGGAAACGGACTCAAAACAGACATCGACTGATTTAAGTCTGGTTTTACATTTCCTCGTCAGACATGTTTTTCTAAACACACTCTATAAATGAAGCTCAATGTCATTTAAGGATATTGGGATAAGAGTTTGATTACTGTACCTCCATTGTTCATCATCATGCATGGCTCTCTGCCACCGCCATTATTGGGTTCTCCTGTGAGCCAGTTCCTGTAGTCAAATCTGGAGCCGTCACTCCAGAGCCACACTCGGTTCTGTGGGGAAGAAGTGGTCTCAGTGTCAAAGAAACGTAACCATAGAATACAAAACAATCCAATTGTTGCCAGTAGATAATACATAGGTAAACAtgctctactgtaggcctacagtagaataCTGTTTTTAATATTTCACAAACTTAGATATGACATCGTTGATGATCACTCTACCTGAACAGCGTCAAATCCTCCAATCCAGGCAGGGGTAAAGTCTTCTGTCTGTAGTATGATCAACTCTTGCACGAAATGATACTCTTCAGAGCTGTGGATGGATGCAAGGTTTGCTCCGAAGTGCACACAGTACcgctagagagagaggacaggaacgGAGGACAGAATATAATATCACTTAGATTCTATAATGTACGTTTTTTAAAAACATACTTGTGTTCTTGCCACATGGACGCTTTTCAATGTATAATCCAGTGTGGAACTGCAGCACCGTGATCGGTGATACCTGGTGTATACGTATATTATCAGTCTTAAATATCTAAAGCCAAAAAATGTAAAGGATGCAACAGGTTAAAATGCACCTCAGCATTCATCCACGTCTTGCCGGAACGCACAAACATGAAACACCGTGCCCCGTACTTGAGCCAGCCAGGTGGGCAAGAGTCCCTGCCCCACCTCTCCGCCTTCACCACCTCTGAATGAGACAAGAT encodes the following:
- the LOC109903119 gene encoding ladderlectin, giving the protein MAMFTISLLLCAAFALSGATEVTTVTENHMEQSSPAEVVKAERWGRDSCPPGWLKYGARCFMFVRSGKTWMNAERYCVHFGANLASIHSSEEYHFVQELIILQTEDFTPAWIGGFDAVQNRVWLWSDGSRFDYRNWLTGEPNNGGGREPCMMMNNGGEKRWNDIQCGSIFPSVCSKRLC